The following are encoded together in the Oncorhynchus kisutch isolate 150728-3 linkage group LG8, Okis_V2, whole genome shotgun sequence genome:
- the LOC109895837 gene encoding immediate early response gene 5-like protein: MMEECAIDAQNIISISLQKIHNSRTQRGGIKLHKNLLVTYVLANARDFYMSVEFAGMYSIQQNGEMRTVSDEKQDSFELTGNCDDIAGEFCCNYSGDSLDTYHCAAPQSAGYPAMVPEAHTQTVPACPMAPVRHCDLNPAMVPEAHTQTVISCPMAPVRHCDSNLLDSEIRWDYYSEPYTFKRDILISNTPNNQKTVLDLDTHVVTTVDYGYLHADYCLSFKQHGQCLQGSPKKRKIDSSYVSDSDYLSDFLPMSCKQIRSEDVYCCNSEQLDTNNISNLMSVLDSGFNELLNWQTDLEQVGLVNGQTNCCKQALACSGAWTRAIEAF; the protein is encoded by the coding sequence ATGATGGAGGAATGTGCCATTGACGCACAGAATATTATCTCCATTTCTTTGCAGAAAATTCATAACTCCAGGACGCAGAGAGGAGGTATCAAACTCCACAAGAACCTGCTAGTTACCTACGTCCTGGCGAACGCTAGAGACTTTTACATGAGCGTGGAGTTCGCAGGAATGTACAGCATACAGCAGAACGGGGAGATGAGGACAGTCTCTGATGAAAAGCAGGACTCGTTTGAATTGACCGGGAACTGCGACGATATAGCTGGTGAGTTTTGCTGCAACTACAGCGGGGATTCGTTGGACACTTACCACTGCGCAGCACCACAGTCGGCTGGTTACCCAGCAATGGTGCCCGAAGCACACACCCAAACGGTACCTGCCTGTCCCATGGCTCCTGTGCGTCATTGTGACTTGAACCCAGCAATGGTGCCCGAAGCGCACACCCAGACGGTAATTTCCTGTCCCATGGCTCCTGTGCGTCATTGTGACTCCAACCTGTTGGACTCGGAAATCAGATGGGACTATTATTCCGAACCTTACACATTCAAACGGGACATTCTTATTTCAAACACACCCAACAATCAAAAGACTGTATTGGACTTGGACACACATGTAGTGACTACTGTCGATTATGGATATCTCCACGCAGACTACTGCTTGTCTTTTAAACAACATGGTCAGTGCCTGCAAGGTTCACCTAAGAAACGAAAAATTGACTCAAGTTATGTTTCTGATTCCGATTATCTGTCTGACTTTTTGCCCATGTCATGCAAACAGATTAGGTCTGAGGACGTTTATTGTTGTAATTCCGAACAGCTGGACACAAataacatctccaatctcatgtCAGTGTTAGACTCTGGGTTTAATGAGCTGTTGAACTGGCAAACGGACTTGGAACAAGTAGGCCTAGTTAATGGACAAACAAACTGTTGCAAACAAGCATTGGCGTGCAGCGGTGCATGGACGAGGGCAATTGAAGCTTTTTGA